One region of Peribacillus simplex genomic DNA includes:
- a CDS encoding alpha/beta fold hydrolase: MEKKKMIIDGKKISYIEKGNVNDPPVLLLHGVPESSLLWKEMIPCIVSCGFRTIAPDLPGFGQSEQFDESSTWERYEQFVSDFTRELKLDKFHLIVHDWGGLIGLKWACDHPERILSLFVSNTTISVDYKWHSLAQIWRTPNVGEKIMKRMSDDAQAQTELKKTIPNIVDGILEDFFHVFRTPESCKVILDLYRSGNIEKVKSYNQKLNQIKIPVTIIWGEKDPYIPFEFAYKLQKEGFPHAQVHIIQNAGHFIQIEVPDKVNSYIQQHFKNV, encoded by the coding sequence GTGGAAAAGAAAAAGATGATAATAGATGGAAAGAAGATATCTTATATTGAGAAAGGCAACGTTAATGATCCCCCAGTTCTTTTATTGCACGGGGTACCTGAGTCCAGCCTTTTGTGGAAGGAAATGATTCCATGCATTGTGTCTTGTGGATTTAGAACCATTGCACCTGATCTCCCAGGATTCGGCCAAAGTGAACAGTTTGATGAATCCTCAACATGGGAAAGATATGAACAGTTTGTATCGGATTTTACAAGGGAACTAAAACTAGATAAATTCCACCTTATTGTACATGACTGGGGCGGACTTATTGGACTGAAATGGGCATGTGATCATCCAGAAAGAATACTAAGTCTCTTTGTTTCAAATACAACCATATCAGTAGATTATAAGTGGCACTCACTTGCTCAGATTTGGAGAACACCAAATGTCGGAGAGAAAATAATGAAGCGAATGTCAGATGATGCCCAAGCTCAAACTGAATTGAAGAAAACGATTCCGAACATAGTTGACGGAATTCTGGAAGATTTCTTTCATGTCTTTAGAACACCCGAATCTTGTAAAGTCATCTTAGATCTATACCGTTCAGGAAATATAGAAAAGGTAAAATCGTACAATCAAAAACTAAATCAGATCAAAATACCTGTCACAATAATTTGGGGAGAGAAGGATCCTTATATACCGTTTGAATTTGCCTATAAGCTCCAGAAAGAAGGTTTCCCACATGCACAGGTTCACATCATTCAAAATGCCGGGCATTTTATCCAAATCGAAGTGCCTGATAAAGTGAATTCTTATATCCAACAGCATTTTAAAAACGTGTAA
- a CDS encoding DedA family protein, which translates to MENHITYLLEHYGYFGIIFALIGGIVGLPIPDEVLLTYIGYTVYQGKLSYLISIVSAFVGATGGISLSYFIGNKFGLPLLEKFGPKIHITEQKINATKKLFKKFGPYFLFFGYFIPGVRHITAYIAAVNRFPFRKFVIYAYTGALIWCFTFITLGRILGENWTNVEKYLSTYRIYLITSLLVLSILSYFLWKRRNR; encoded by the coding sequence GTGGAAAATCATATTACTTACCTTCTAGAACATTATGGGTACTTCGGAATAATATTTGCTTTAATCGGAGGTATTGTAGGACTTCCTATACCCGACGAGGTGCTTCTTACATATATTGGTTACACTGTGTATCAGGGTAAATTATCTTACTTAATTTCGATAGTAAGTGCCTTTGTAGGAGCAACAGGGGGGATTTCGCTTAGCTACTTCATTGGTAATAAATTTGGGTTGCCTTTGTTAGAAAAGTTTGGACCAAAAATTCACATTACCGAACAAAAAATTAATGCAACCAAGAAATTATTCAAGAAATTCGGACCCTATTTTTTATTTTTTGGTTATTTTATTCCTGGGGTACGGCACATTACAGCGTATATAGCAGCTGTCAATCGCTTCCCATTTAGAAAATTTGTTATTTACGCCTATACTGGTGCATTAATTTGGTGTTTTACTTTTATCACTCTAGGAAGAATATTAGGGGAAAATTGGACCAATGTTGAAAAATATTTGTCAACATACAGGATTTATTTAATTACAAGTTTATTGGTCCTTTCAATATTAAGTTATTTTTTATGGAAGAGAAGAAATCGATAA
- a CDS encoding (2Fe-2S)-binding protein, giving the protein MNSHSADRKVTIQLEINKEQYERDILASDILLDVLRDKIGLTGAKPGCLNGDCGACTVIMNKQPMKSCLMLAIEAIDSEILTIEGLKNTPIQRAFVEHFAFQCGYCTSGFIMICQALLLNDRNPSPEKIETWLSSNICRCTGYKEIEKAIYSVIELLNIKNQTNQ; this is encoded by the coding sequence ATGAATAGCCATTCGGCGGATCGTAAAGTTACCATTCAATTAGAAATAAATAAAGAACAGTATGAGAGGGATATATTGGCATCGGATATATTGCTAGATGTTCTCCGAGATAAAATTGGACTTACAGGAGCTAAACCTGGATGTTTAAATGGAGATTGCGGCGCTTGTACGGTGATAATGAATAAACAGCCAATGAAATCCTGTTTAATGTTAGCCATTGAAGCAATCGATTCAGAAATCCTTACAATTGAAGGCCTCAAGAATACCCCGATTCAGAGAGCCTTTGTGGAACATTTTGCTTTTCAATGTGGGTATTGTACATCAGGATTTATAATGATTTGCCAGGCTTTACTCCTTAATGACAGGAACCCAAGTCCTGAAAAGATTGAAACATGGCTTTCTTCGAATATTTGTCGGTGTACCGGATATAAAGAAATTGAAAAAGCAATATATTCAGTAATAGAACTTTTAAATATAAAAAATCAAACAAATCAGTGA
- a CDS encoding methyltransferase domain-containing protein codes for MKTNYIEFWRQSMVDHNGKVPNRLKDDAAEEAFWSSMVERKKQHKADPYTKQVHQELLPLLNREDHVLEIGPGWGNYTFDIAKEVRKLTCIDSSKSIISFLASQAYEKGTENMDLIHDKWESETKRDKYDVVFGFNCYYRMIDIGHTLLKMNESATRLVIVGMTTGPEKPHYMELEKRGYTINLRKRDYIHILNVLYQLGILADCKIVKLKSKKIYSTYEEMIRDNTTKILDEQFSYDEVKTILNKYVVEKEGVFEYEYPFHAALMYWNPKEF; via the coding sequence ATGAAGACTAATTATATTGAATTTTGGAGACAATCCATGGTAGATCATAATGGTAAAGTCCCGAATCGACTAAAAGATGATGCAGCAGAAGAAGCTTTTTGGTCATCCATGGTTGAAAGGAAAAAACAACATAAAGCGGACCCTTATACTAAACAAGTGCACCAAGAGTTACTGCCATTATTAAATCGCGAAGACCATGTATTGGAAATTGGTCCTGGCTGGGGCAATTACACCTTTGATATTGCAAAAGAGGTCAGGAAGCTAACTTGTATTGATAGTTCTAAAAGCATTATCAGTTTTTTGGCATCTCAGGCGTACGAAAAAGGTACCGAGAACATGGATTTGATTCATGATAAGTGGGAAAGTGAGACGAAAAGGGATAAATATGATGTAGTATTTGGTTTTAATTGTTATTACCGTATGATCGATATCGGTCACACCTTATTAAAAATGAATGAGTCAGCAACCCGTTTAGTGATAGTCGGTATGACGACAGGACCAGAAAAACCTCATTATATGGAATTGGAGAAACGAGGATATACAATCAATTTAAGAAAACGGGATTACATACACATCTTGAATGTATTGTATCAACTAGGAATACTGGCGGACTGCAAGATCGTGAAATTGAAAAGTAAAAAAATCTATTCTACATATGAAGAAATGATTCGTGATAATACGACAAAAATTCTCGATGAACAATTTTCCTATGATGAAGTAAAAACAATCCTTAATAAATATGTTGTGGAAAAAGAAGGCGTTTTTGAATACGAATATCCGTTTCATGCAGCTTTGATGTATTGGAATCCTAAGGAATTTTGA
- a CDS encoding DMT family transporter, which translates to MSNDTLADVSPSRNKGIALVLTGAALWGVSGTAAQYLFQRQGFSPEWLTVVRLLLSGVILLGIAFKNERKQVFGIWKTKKDALQIILFAILGMLAVQYTYFAAIEYGNAATATVLQYLAPALITCYLAIRSKRFPTITVSVAVIIAIFGTFLLVTGGSIRTLSISGWAVFWGVTSAFALAFYTLQPYELLSRWGSKIVVGWGMLIGGICFSMVHPPWAFEGNWTLPSFSAVLFIIIFGTIIAFYFYLESTKYITASEVSLFASVEPLSATIISVIWLNVTFGFAEWLGTLCIISTITILSIAKSK; encoded by the coding sequence ATGAGTAATGATACTTTAGCCGATGTATCACCTTCAAGAAATAAAGGGATCGCTCTAGTACTTACCGGCGCTGCATTATGGGGAGTATCAGGAACGGCAGCCCAATATCTATTTCAACGGCAAGGTTTCAGTCCTGAGTGGCTCACGGTGGTACGCTTATTGCTTTCAGGCGTAATCTTATTGGGGATTGCTTTTAAAAATGAAAGAAAACAGGTTTTTGGCATTTGGAAAACTAAAAAAGATGCGCTTCAAATTATCCTTTTTGCCATTCTGGGAATGCTCGCCGTTCAATACACATATTTTGCAGCAATTGAATATGGCAACGCAGCCACTGCCACTGTCCTTCAATACTTAGCGCCGGCCCTGATCACTTGTTATTTAGCCATTCGTTCCAAACGTTTTCCGACCATTACTGTGAGTGTAGCTGTGATCATAGCGATTTTTGGCACTTTTTTGCTTGTGACGGGGGGAAGCATACGTACACTTTCCATATCCGGTTGGGCAGTATTTTGGGGAGTAACATCAGCCTTTGCATTGGCTTTTTATACTTTGCAACCTTATGAACTCCTTTCAAGATGGGGTTCAAAGATTGTTGTGGGATGGGGCATGTTGATTGGAGGCATTTGTTTTAGTATGGTCCATCCTCCTTGGGCATTTGAAGGCAATTGGACTTTACCTTCTTTTTCAGCGGTTTTGTTCATCATCATTTTCGGTACGATCATTGCCTTTTATTTTTATTTGGAAAGTACGAAATACATCACAGCTTCGGAGGTAAGTTTATTTGCTTCGGTTGAGCCATTATCCGCAACCATTATATCCGTTATCTGGCTGAATGTAACATTCGGTTTTGCCGAATGGCTTGGCACACTTTGCATTATAAGCACCATTACGATTTTATCGATAGCAAAAAGCAAGTAG
- a CDS encoding FAD binding domain-containing protein produces the protein MLPYNFDYYKPQSIKEAIELYQLLKLQEKKPMYYGGGTEILTLGRLNFIYTDAIIDLKGIPECNAFGFQHQELIIGSTLSLRAIEENKLFPLLSDTSKEVADYTSRNKITIGGNICGQIFYRESVLPFLLSNSTVIIAGPKGTRKEFINEVFHKELRLDEGEFLVQIVTEKEYLKAKHISVKKRQQWKTGYPLLTVASLKKEGFIRFAFSGVCPYPFRSIQMENKLNDKSLSFKDRILTSFEYLPTPVLNDIEGSNEYRLFVLENTLSYILSYIGGEEHE, from the coding sequence ATGTTACCTTATAATTTTGATTATTATAAACCTCAATCGATAAAAGAAGCGATTGAACTTTATCAACTATTAAAATTACAAGAAAAAAAACCTATGTATTATGGTGGTGGGACTGAAATTTTAACATTAGGACGTTTAAATTTTATATACACCGATGCGATTATCGATTTAAAAGGGATTCCCGAATGCAATGCATTCGGGTTTCAACACCAAGAACTGATCATTGGCTCAACATTGAGTTTACGTGCAATCGAAGAAAATAAGCTATTTCCGCTATTATCGGATACTTCAAAAGAAGTTGCTGATTATACATCAAGAAATAAAATCACTATAGGTGGAAACATATGTGGTCAAATTTTTTATAGAGAGTCAGTTCTTCCATTTTTATTATCAAATAGTACTGTCATTATTGCAGGACCAAAAGGAACGAGGAAAGAATTTATTAATGAAGTTTTCCATAAAGAGCTACGACTTGACGAAGGTGAATTTCTCGTTCAAATTGTAACAGAAAAAGAATATCTGAAAGCTAAACACATTAGTGTAAAGAAGAGGCAGCAATGGAAAACGGGATATCCGCTTTTAACAGTTGCCTCATTAAAAAAAGAAGGATTTATTCGATTTGCATTCAGCGGGGTTTGTCCATATCCTTTTCGGTCAATTCAAATGGAAAACAAACTAAATGATAAGAGTTTATCTTTTAAAGATCGAATTTTAACCTCCTTTGAGTATTTACCAACTCCGGTTTTAAACGATATAGAAGGATCCAATGAATATAGATTATTTGTTTTAGAAAATACCCTTTCATACATTTTGTCATATATAGGTGGTGAGGAACATGAATAG
- a CDS encoding GntR family transcriptional regulator: protein MVHSDSTQKIKRTSVREEAYIILRDWIVQGTLSPSQQLRDKELAEQLGVSRTPIREALLRLEDEGFVETKPSRSTIVSPIRFDGVLNIYSIVWTLEKLAMAQAFDILEEKHLNEMEVINQEVKKAIVEGNQLAAVQKDNDFHSIYINLPANDELKRILSGLKQKLLRIELYYFNQVIGVHLSGNEHDLIIQALRQRNLSMVLEMIEKNWKESYFRIQAHMDRVKGGEEKDE from the coding sequence TTGGTACATTCAGATTCAACTCAAAAAATCAAACGTACTTCTGTACGTGAAGAAGCGTACATAATCTTGCGGGATTGGATTGTCCAGGGAACACTTTCTCCAAGCCAACAATTACGTGACAAAGAATTAGCCGAACAATTAGGAGTAAGCCGTACTCCTATAAGAGAAGCACTATTAAGGCTCGAGGATGAGGGGTTTGTGGAGACAAAGCCGAGCCGTTCAACTATTGTTTCCCCTATTCGGTTCGATGGAGTATTAAATATATATTCTATTGTTTGGACACTGGAAAAGTTAGCTATGGCACAGGCTTTTGATATCTTAGAAGAAAAACACTTAAATGAGATGGAAGTCATCAATCAGGAAGTGAAAAAAGCAATTGTCGAAGGAAATCAATTAGCTGCCGTCCAGAAGGATAATGACTTTCACTCCATTTACATCAATCTTCCAGCAAATGATGAATTGAAGCGGATTCTATCTGGTCTAAAACAAAAACTATTACGAATAGAACTGTATTACTTCAATCAGGTAATTGGTGTACATCTTTCCGGTAATGAGCATGATCTAATCATACAGGCATTAAGACAAAGAAATCTCTCGATGGTGCTTGAAATGATAGAAAAGAATTGGAAAGAAAGTTATTTTAGGATTCAAGCCCATATGGATCGTGTAAAAGGTGGGGAAGAAAAAGATGAGTAA
- a CDS encoding XdhC family protein: MYTILEEVQSTSMECVLATIIHVEGSAYLREGTSMLIKKDGSSLGIISVGCIEEDLILHSCRVFERKNTETFVYHMESDEDLEWGIGTGCNGTIYILLEYVDHKLKEHLSYVLASIKEAKVIVHQIELDGDWNLLGYSFRPEDENHNAPKDKDVSFIYMQKIIPKPRLIIFGAGCDVYPVVTMAASIGFLVTVCDWRSELCNENNIPDAVSHIVGFPTEIMEQLSFKKDDYVIIMTHNFQRDKEILSLMMDQSLSYIGILGSKKRTASLFGTKIPNNIHSPIGLSIGANGPFEIAVSIIAELIQHKRMKEHPE, from the coding sequence ATGTATACGATCCTTGAAGAGGTTCAATCGACCTCTATGGAGTGTGTATTGGCTACCATCATTCATGTGGAAGGTTCAGCATACTTGCGTGAAGGTACCTCCATGCTTATAAAAAAAGATGGTTCATCTCTAGGCATAATTAGTGTTGGTTGTATCGAGGAAGACCTTATTCTTCATTCTTGCAGAGTTTTCGAAAGGAAAAATACAGAGACCTTTGTATATCACATGGAAAGTGATGAAGATCTAGAATGGGGTATTGGAACAGGTTGTAACGGCACTATATATATATTACTGGAGTATGTTGACCATAAATTAAAAGAACATCTTTCATATGTCTTGGCTTCCATTAAAGAAGCTAAGGTAATCGTTCATCAAATTGAGCTAGATGGTGATTGGAACTTATTGGGGTATTCTTTCCGACCAGAGGATGAGAATCACAATGCACCCAAAGATAAAGATGTTAGCTTTATTTATATGCAAAAGATTATACCTAAACCTCGTTTAATCATTTTTGGAGCTGGATGTGATGTATATCCAGTTGTCACAATGGCTGCCTCAATAGGGTTTTTAGTTACTGTTTGCGATTGGAGGTCCGAGCTTTGTAACGAAAATAATATACCCGACGCAGTTAGCCATATTGTAGGATTCCCAACTGAAATTATGGAACAATTATCTTTTAAAAAAGATGATTATGTTATCATCATGACTCATAACTTTCAAAGAGATAAAGAAATACTTTCACTAATGATGGATCAGTCATTATCCTATATAGGCATTTTAGGTTCCAAAAAACGTACAGCCAGTTTATTTGGCACGAAAATCCCTAATAATATACACTCACCTATCGGTTTATCAATTGGAGCGAACGGCCCATTCGAGATTGCTGTTAGCATTATAGCTGAATTAATTCAGCATAAAAGAATGAAGGAACATCCGGAATGA
- a CDS encoding HEAT repeat domain-containing protein, whose protein sequence is MNNKEIKGIELPANYEELKKSANRKSNWRERLDAIEELGQSKNNQVIDILKHIMNSDSVYKVQESAYRQLKRLGEDVQLPPRKKGELVKGLTKILVRIKKSLPENHSYAEFKEKLQKMRMDIYDTYEGEKGADFDKWLENTWSALSKR, encoded by the coding sequence TTGAATAACAAAGAAATAAAAGGTATCGAGTTACCTGCCAACTATGAGGAATTAAAAAAATCTGCCAATCGCAAATCTAATTGGAGAGAACGTTTAGATGCGATCGAAGAGTTAGGCCAGTCAAAAAATAATCAAGTAATCGATATTCTCAAACATATCATGAATAGTGATTCTGTATATAAAGTTCAAGAGTCCGCATACCGTCAACTGAAAAGATTAGGCGAAGATGTTCAATTGCCACCAAGGAAAAAGGGCGAATTGGTTAAAGGATTAACCAAAATCTTAGTTAGGATCAAGAAGAGTTTACCAGAAAATCACTCATATGCTGAATTCAAAGAGAAGCTTCAGAAAATGAGAATGGATATATATGACACCTATGAGGGTGAAAAAGGGGCAGACTTTGATAAGTGGCTTGAAAATACTTGGTCTGCTTTATCGAAAAGATAA
- a CDS encoding xanthine dehydrogenase family protein molybdopterin-binding subunit: MDIIGKGVTRKDAWEKVTGQAIYTGDREEVKTLHVKKVISPYAHALIKNINLTKAEKVSGVRAIITGGNLPLTGEEIRDRYPIALDKVRYHGEVVALVVADTSKQAKIAADNIQVIYEPLAVVNSPTEALNPNSPLLHPNLDTYKKISEVYPEPGTNIANRTKIRKGDRKTGWQESEIIIEEKFSFSPSDHAAMETRCSLAEIHSDDKVIITSSSQAPFMIKRLISDYFDVEIGKVIVNTPLVGGAYGGKASVQLELLAYIASKAVNGRLVKVENSREEDILTSPCHIGLDATIKLGCTKSGLLKMAELTYLWDGGAYADKATDLSRAGAVDCTGPYNIENIWCDSLCMYTNHPYASPYRGFAHSEVLFAFERAMDSLSKKLGMDPLELREMNAILPGNSTPTQVKLNSSTVGNLPKCIQVLKKKMNWEEGQLVKMNDNMLRAKGIACIWKTSTIDTNAGSGVILTFNPDGSVNLISGVVEIGTGTKTILAQIVSDKLKVSIDRVNVQMKVNTQNTPEHWKTVASRGTLMAGRAAIQAAEDALSQIKKLASCVLRAPIEDIVLGKERVFMRGEPNIEIPFKRLVYGYTYPDGSTIGGQIIGRGQYTIPHITNLDPDTGAGRPGPEWTVGAQGVEVEYDINEYTYRIVRAISVIDAGKVLNQKTAEGQIMGAMSMGIAFGGRETFYFDHLGRVLNPQLRTYRPLRYGENPEYICEFVETPHLEAPYGARGLGEHGLLGMPAALGNSLSLAAGIPLNQLPLLPELIWRGKRGRRD; the protein is encoded by the coding sequence ATGGATATTATCGGAAAAGGGGTAACTCGAAAAGATGCCTGGGAAAAGGTGACAGGGCAGGCGATTTACACAGGAGACCGCGAAGAAGTAAAAACACTCCATGTTAAAAAGGTAATTAGTCCTTATGCACATGCCCTTATTAAAAATATTAATCTAACCAAAGCTGAAAAAGTTTCAGGCGTTCGTGCAATCATTACAGGTGGGAATTTACCGCTAACGGGAGAAGAAATCAGGGATCGGTACCCCATAGCTTTAGACAAAGTCCGCTATCATGGAGAAGTAGTTGCACTAGTTGTAGCTGATACATCAAAACAAGCAAAAATTGCAGCTGACAATATTCAAGTTATCTATGAACCTTTAGCCGTTGTCAATTCACCAACGGAAGCCTTAAATCCCAATTCCCCCCTACTCCACCCAAATTTAGATACTTATAAAAAAATATCCGAGGTATATCCCGAGCCAGGCACAAATATAGCAAACCGAACCAAAATCAGAAAAGGTGATAGAAAAACAGGTTGGCAAGAGAGCGAAATCATAATTGAGGAAAAGTTTTCTTTTTCCCCCTCCGACCATGCAGCCATGGAAACAAGATGTTCTTTAGCGGAAATTCACTCAGATGATAAGGTCATTATCACTTCTTCTTCTCAAGCGCCCTTCATGATCAAGCGTTTGATAAGTGATTACTTTGATGTTGAAATCGGAAAAGTCATAGTAAACACTCCACTTGTTGGAGGGGCATATGGTGGTAAAGCCTCGGTCCAACTTGAACTATTAGCTTATATCGCGTCAAAGGCCGTTAATGGCAGGCTAGTAAAAGTTGAAAATAGTCGTGAAGAGGATATTCTGACATCACCTTGTCATATTGGATTAGACGCTACCATTAAATTAGGTTGTACAAAATCTGGTTTGCTAAAGATGGCAGAGCTGACGTATTTATGGGACGGGGGAGCATATGCCGACAAAGCTACAGATCTAAGCCGTGCTGGAGCTGTAGATTGTACCGGACCTTACAATATAGAAAATATTTGGTGCGACTCTCTCTGTATGTATACAAATCATCCATATGCCTCGCCTTATCGAGGTTTTGCCCATTCAGAAGTTCTGTTTGCTTTTGAGCGGGCCATGGATTCTCTTTCAAAAAAGCTTGGAATGGATCCACTTGAACTTCGTGAAATGAATGCGATACTCCCAGGGAACTCCACCCCAACACAAGTTAAATTGAATTCGAGCACGGTAGGTAATCTCCCTAAATGCATACAGGTGCTTAAGAAAAAAATGAACTGGGAAGAGGGCCAGTTAGTTAAAATGAACGACAATATGTTAAGGGCAAAAGGAATCGCTTGTATTTGGAAAACGTCAACGATCGATACCAACGCTGGATCTGGTGTCATATTAACCTTTAACCCTGATGGCAGTGTAAACCTTATTTCAGGAGTAGTAGAAATCGGTACAGGAACAAAAACGATATTAGCACAGATTGTATCAGATAAATTAAAGGTCTCAATTGATCGTGTAAACGTTCAGATGAAGGTAAATACACAAAATACTCCAGAACATTGGAAAACGGTAGCAAGCCGCGGAACATTAATGGCAGGAAGGGCTGCGATTCAAGCTGCGGAAGATGCTCTTTCACAAATAAAGAAACTTGCTTCTTGTGTATTACGAGCTCCAATTGAAGACATCGTCCTTGGCAAGGAAAGGGTCTTTATGAGAGGGGAACCGAATATCGAAATTCCTTTCAAACGGCTAGTGTATGGGTATACATATCCTGACGGAAGCACGATTGGAGGACAAATCATCGGTAGAGGGCAATATACCATTCCACATATAACAAATTTAGATCCCGATACAGGTGCTGGCAGACCAGGTCCTGAATGGACTGTTGGCGCACAAGGGGTAGAAGTAGAGTATGACATAAATGAGTATACTTACAGGATAGTAAGGGCAATATCTGTCATTGATGCAGGAAAGGTTTTGAATCAAAAAACTGCAGAAGGACAAATAATGGGTGCAATGAGCATGGGCATAGCATTCGGCGGGCGTGAAACATTCTATTTCGATCACCTTGGCAGAGTATTAAACCCTCAACTCAGAACCTATAGACCGTTAAGATATGGAGAAAACCCTGAATATATTTGTGAATTTGTAGAAACACCACATTTAGAAGCCCCATATGGTGCAAGGGGCCTTGGAGAACATGGGCTTCTAGGTATGCCAGCTGCTTTAGGTAACAGTTTATCTTTGGCTGCGGGGATTCCTTTGAACCAGTTGCCATTACTTCCTGAACTCATTTGGAGGGGGAAGCGAGGGAGAAGAGATTAA
- a CDS encoding nucleotidyltransferase family protein produces the protein MKITGVYLAAGNSYRMGTNKLTLPLGNKEMGRWGLEKAVLSELNDIIIISNHLNHLDLSGFCSEKIITVETKEPGAGQSHSLQTGIRSANNIHSDAVIILLADQPFITTNMINKLIEIYKGNPNYAFVASSFHGCIRPPILIDKDLFSDIHLLRGDRGARQILMAKKEQGILVPFYEEKWFVDIDNMKEYLFWKNKIDNN, from the coding sequence ATGAAAATAACTGGGGTATACTTGGCCGCTGGAAATAGTTATCGAATGGGTACAAATAAATTAACATTGCCATTAGGAAATAAAGAAATGGGAAGATGGGGATTAGAAAAAGCGGTTCTATCTGAACTTAACGATATTATCATAATTTCAAATCATTTAAACCACCTGGATTTATCAGGTTTTTGTTCTGAAAAAATAATTACGGTCGAAACTAAAGAACCTGGAGCAGGTCAATCCCATTCACTCCAAACAGGTATACGATCAGCAAACAACATACATTCGGACGCCGTAATAATTTTACTTGCTGATCAGCCCTTTATAACAACAAATATGATAAACAAACTCATCGAAATATACAAAGGAAACCCTAATTACGCCTTTGTTGCCTCTAGTTTTCATGGTTGTATACGACCTCCCATACTTATTGACAAAGACCTCTTTTCCGACATTCACCTTTTACGAGGAGACCGAGGAGCAAGACAGATTCTAATGGCGAAGAAAGAACAGGGGATACTTGTTCCTTTTTATGAGGAAAAATGGTTTGTTGATATTGATAATATGAAAGAATACCTTTTTTGGAAAAACAAAATAGATAACAATTAA